TCAATGCCTTCATCGGTCAGTTGGAAAGTCCCAAAGTGAATTCCCACACTCAGTTGCGACTTTAGATCCAGATGAGCCTGAATCGCCTCTTCCGGGTTGACATGCATGGCCTGCATAAACCACCTGGGTTCGTAGGCACCAATGGGCAAGAATGAAATTTGGATATTGGTAAAGCGACTCGCGATCTCGGCAAAGTGGGGCCCATAGCCTGTGTCGCCAGCAAAGTAGATTTCACCCATGGAGGCCTCGATAACAAAACCACCCCACAAACTGCGATTCTGATCCCACAGGCTGCGGCTGGAAAAATGCTGGGCCGGCACAAAATGAATTTTGCTTTGAGCCGTGTCATAGGACTGCCACCAATCCAATTCAACCACTCGATCAATTCCGAAGTTGGTCAGAGTCTTACTGTTGCCCAGGCCCACTAAGAAAAGAGGGTGGAACCTGTCATTCAGTCTTTTGAGGGTCGGAAGATCCATATGGTCGTAGTGATTGTGGCTGAGGACAACCATGTGAATCTGCGGTAAGTCCTCAAAGGTAATCCCGGGAGGTCTCACTCTTTTAGGGCCCAGCCAACTCCAAGGGCTGCAGCGATCTGACCAAATGGGGTCTGTGAGTATGTTCATTTCATCAGTCTGGATAAGGACAGTGGCATGATTAATTGCGGTAAATCGCACGTCCCCCTTTCCAACAACAGGCAGAGGGGGCGGTCCCGGCAGAGCATTCAACCACTCAGGCCAAGACGCTCGCTCTCTTTGCCACTGCCACTTAAGAAAGTCACCAAAGCTTTTGCGGTTCTTCAGCCAAGGATTGTGAAAATTCTCGCCATTATAGTGTGCTGTCATGGGACCTTCATAACCCGGATTGTAAAGGGAGGTACAGCCGGAAATGCACAGGGCGATTGCGATTAGGTTCCCAAAAGGTTCCAGGTCCTCAATTGATATGCGCGGCAACAAGTGTGACCTCAGAAATGAGATGACTCTTGTTGCTGCGCATATCAATTGAGGACCTGGAACCTTTTGGGAACCTGGCACCGATTAATCTCTCTCTTTGGTGAATTCGACCCAGCGATTGCGCCCCTGCTCCTTGGCTTCATAGAGGGCGTGATCCGCATGGCGAACCAATGTGCGGGCGTCAATGCCGTCTTCGCCACTTGTCAGCGCGTAGCCAAGACTGATGGTCAAACTGATCTGACACTTGTCCTTTTTAAAGACGTGCCCGTCCACACGCTCGCGCAGGCGTTCACAAAACGTCTTGGCCCCTTCACGATCTACTTCTGTGAGAATGACCAAAAACTCATCCCCACCGTAGCGGGCTGCCAGGTCGGTGCCGCGCACATTCTGCTCCAGAATCTTACCCATTTCTCCTAGGACATAGCTGCCAAACAGATGGTCATTCTGGTCATTGACGGTTTTAAAATGATCCATGTCAATCATGACGGCGGCGATCTGCCTCCCATAGCGGCGGGCGCGGGCCAATTCAAAGTCGATGCGCTCATACATGGTGCGCATATTATAAAGGCCAGT
This is a stretch of genomic DNA from Pseudobdellovibrionaceae bacterium. It encodes these proteins:
- a CDS encoding MBL fold metallo-hydrolase; protein product: MTAHYNGENFHNPWLKNRKSFGDFLKWQWQRERASWPEWLNALPGPPPLPVVGKGDVRFTAINHATVLIQTDEMNILTDPIWSDRCSPWSWLGPKRVRPPGITFEDLPQIHMVVLSHNHYDHMDLPTLKRLNDRFHPLFLVGLGNSKTLTNFGIDRVVELDWWQSYDTAQSKIHFVPAQHFSSRSLWDQNRSLWGGFVIEASMGEIYFAGDTGYGPHFAEIASRFTNIQISFLPIGAYEPRWFMQAMHVNPEEAIQAHLDLKSQLSVGIHFGTFQLTDEGIDAPVKELKRALEKPGREGVKFLVPEFGQAY
- a CDS encoding diguanylate cyclase, with protein sequence MTKKKILIVEDDPAVLEVVNEALVQANFETESASSAQEAFDKISTFAPDLVLSDHDMPHMTGLDMLVQLRKNENYVSVIFISGRSDLKTICDALEIGADDYIRKPFRFEELIARVKNCLRTKEVHVELKKANEKLQEMVDRDYLTGLYNMRTMYERIDFELARARRYGRQIAAVMIDMDHFKTVNDQNDHLFGSYVLGEMGKILEQNVRGTDLAARYGGDEFLVILTEVDREGAKTFCERLRERVDGHVFKKDKCQISLTISLGYALTSGEDGIDARTLVRHADHALYEAKEQGRNRWVEFTKERD